Proteins encoded together in one Solidesulfovibrio fructosivorans JJ] window:
- the zwf gene encoding glucose-6-phosphate dehydrogenase, producing MADAPTPGVAEVVLGHPRNPIPEASCRFDEVEAPVTIVIFGVTGDLAGRMLMPALAALYAGGNLPKNFAVVGASRTDLNDDSFRERMKQAIETHGSLSPELWEKLAPRLTYRQVHYDDPASFSMLAEYLDGLCESGNLGGNRVFYLAVPPTAYEDIAVNLAKAGLAEETKGYSRLVIEKPFGRDLATAQVLEQALHTRFSEHQIFRIDHYLAKETVQNILMLRFANAIFEPVWNRRYVDYVSIMAAESIGVEHRASYYDHFGVLRDMFQNHMMQLLALCAIEPPSLFEAELVRDEKTKVFRALRPFNEHDLRENLVLGQYASGVAGGERAPAYLDEEGVPGDSTTPTFAAMKVYVDNWRWQGVPFYMVSGKRLPAKRTEIAVQFKPVPYSMFREIFGDHIKANRLTLRIQPDEQVSLTFQAKAPGPMCLRSVTMNFNYYQGYEGPSLSAYAKVFLDCMLGDQTLFWRQDGVELCWKFLAPMLGETDPDRLFLYKAGSWGPQEAGKFLKAHGLTS from the coding sequence ATGGCGGACGCTCCCACGCCGGGCGTGGCCGAGGTGGTCCTCGGCCACCCCAGAAATCCCATTCCCGAGGCCAGCTGTCGCTTCGACGAAGTGGAAGCCCCGGTCACCATCGTCATCTTCGGCGTCACCGGCGACCTGGCCGGCCGCATGCTCATGCCGGCCCTGGCCGCCCTGTACGCGGGCGGCAACCTGCCGAAAAACTTCGCCGTGGTCGGGGCCAGCCGCACCGACTTAAACGACGATTCCTTCCGCGAACGCATGAAGCAGGCCATCGAAACCCACGGTTCCCTGTCCCCCGAGCTGTGGGAAAAGCTGGCCCCGCGCCTGACCTATCGCCAAGTGCACTACGACGACCCGGCCTCGTTTTCCATGCTGGCCGAGTACCTCGACGGCCTGTGCGAAAGCGGAAACCTCGGCGGCAACCGCGTCTTCTACCTGGCCGTGCCGCCCACGGCCTACGAGGACATCGCCGTCAACCTGGCCAAGGCCGGGCTGGCCGAGGAGACCAAGGGCTATTCCCGGCTGGTCATCGAAAAGCCCTTCGGCCGCGACCTGGCCACGGCACAGGTGCTGGAGCAGGCGCTGCACACCCGGTTTTCCGAACACCAGATATTTCGCATCGACCATTATCTGGCCAAGGAAACCGTGCAGAACATCCTGATGCTGCGCTTCGCCAACGCCATCTTCGAACCGGTCTGGAACCGGCGCTACGTGGATTACGTCAGCATCATGGCCGCCGAGTCCATCGGCGTCGAACACCGCGCCTCCTACTACGATCACTTCGGCGTGCTGCGCGACATGTTCCAGAACCACATGATGCAGCTGCTCGCGCTTTGCGCCATCGAGCCGCCGTCGCTTTTCGAGGCGGAACTCGTACGCGACGAAAAGACCAAGGTCTTCCGGGCGTTGCGCCCCTTCAACGAACACGACCTGCGCGAAAACCTCGTCCTCGGCCAGTACGCCTCGGGCGTGGCCGGCGGCGAACGCGCCCCGGCCTATCTCGATGAGGAAGGCGTGCCCGGCGATTCCACCACGCCCACCTTCGCCGCCATGAAGGTCTACGTGGACAACTGGCGCTGGCAGGGCGTGCCGTTCTACATGGTCTCGGGCAAGCGGCTTCCCGCCAAGCGCACGGAAATCGCGGTCCAGTTCAAGCCCGTGCCCTACTCCATGTTCCGGGAAATCTTCGGCGACCACATCAAGGCCAACAGGCTGACCCTGCGCATCCAGCCCGACGAGCAGGTGAGCCTGACCTTCCAGGCCAAGGCCCCCGGCCCCATGTGCCTGCGCTCGGTGACCATGAACTTCAACTATTACCAGGGCTACGAAGGCCCGTCGCTTTCCGCCTACGCCAAGGTGTTCCTCGACTGCATGCTCGGCGACCAGACGCTTTTCTGGCGGCAGGACGGGGTGGAGCTGTGCTGGAAATTCCTGGCCCCCATGCTCGGCGAGACCGATCCC